A portion of the Leifsonia sp. EB41 genome contains these proteins:
- a CDS encoding phospho-sugar mutase has protein sequence MTPQDTPRLLEDARAWLAQDPDPETRAELDSLIVAAEAGSAEAVDDLHARFDTRLEFGTAGLRGEIAAGPNRMNRVLVSQAAAGFAHWLLAHAEGEQPSVVIGYDGRKNSDVFARDTAELMAGAGVRAVLLPRLLPTPVLAFAVRHLGVSAGVMVTASHNPPRDNGYKVYLGGENHGSQIVSPTDAEIEARILEVARGDIDDLPRSEQFEIASGDVEAAYIEATAAVATTTAPRAAVTFAYTAMHGVGWRTAEAVFERVGFSTPVVVTEQRDPDPTFPTVSFPNPEEPGAMDLSYATGRAAGVDLIIANDPDADRLAVAIPDDSADGFRRLSGNEVGALLGWRAADLAERTSTAGAAFGALACSIVSSPALAAVAAAYHLDFADTLTGFKWVSRAPGLIYGFEEALGYLVNPQTIRDKDGISAATAFLDLANELAASGRTIADHLDAFAERFGYFASDQISIRVTDLSRIGEIMAALRSTPPSSLGEVAVDHIDDLRDGFGALPPSDVLRIVLADGSRVMVRPSGTEPKLKIYIDASSDEGDVAARRATATARVAALATAMRALTE, from the coding sequence GTGACCCCACAGGACACGCCTCGGCTCCTCGAGGACGCACGCGCCTGGCTCGCGCAGGACCCCGACCCGGAGACCCGCGCCGAGCTGGACTCGCTGATCGTGGCCGCCGAGGCGGGCTCTGCGGAGGCCGTCGACGACCTCCACGCGCGCTTCGACACCCGGCTGGAGTTCGGCACCGCCGGCCTCCGCGGCGAGATCGCGGCCGGACCCAACCGGATGAACCGCGTGCTGGTCTCCCAGGCGGCGGCCGGGTTCGCGCACTGGCTGCTGGCGCACGCCGAGGGTGAGCAGCCCTCTGTGGTGATCGGGTACGACGGCCGCAAGAACTCCGACGTCTTCGCCCGCGACACCGCCGAACTGATGGCGGGCGCCGGTGTGCGCGCCGTCCTGCTCCCCCGGCTGCTGCCGACCCCGGTGCTGGCGTTCGCCGTGCGGCACCTCGGCGTCAGTGCAGGCGTCATGGTCACGGCGAGCCACAACCCGCCGCGGGACAACGGCTACAAGGTGTACTTGGGCGGCGAGAACCACGGTTCGCAGATCGTCTCGCCCACGGACGCGGAGATCGAGGCGCGCATCCTGGAGGTCGCGCGCGGCGACATCGACGACCTCCCGCGCTCGGAGCAGTTCGAGATCGCGTCGGGCGATGTGGAGGCCGCCTACATCGAGGCCACCGCCGCCGTCGCGACCACGACCGCCCCGCGCGCCGCCGTCACGTTCGCGTATACCGCCATGCACGGCGTCGGCTGGCGCACGGCGGAGGCCGTGTTCGAGCGTGTCGGCTTCTCCACGCCCGTCGTGGTGACCGAGCAGCGCGACCCCGACCCGACCTTCCCGACCGTGTCGTTCCCGAACCCCGAGGAACCGGGAGCGATGGACCTGTCCTACGCGACCGGACGCGCGGCAGGCGTGGACCTGATCATCGCGAACGACCCGGACGCCGACCGGCTGGCCGTCGCCATCCCGGACGATTCGGCCGACGGCTTCCGCCGCTTGAGCGGCAACGAGGTCGGCGCCCTGCTCGGCTGGCGCGCCGCGGACCTCGCCGAGCGCACGTCGACCGCCGGGGCCGCCTTCGGCGCCCTCGCCTGCTCGATCGTCTCGTCGCCGGCCCTGGCGGCCGTCGCCGCCGCCTACCACCTCGACTTCGCCGACACCCTCACCGGGTTCAAGTGGGTGTCCCGCGCCCCCGGCCTGATCTACGGCTTCGAGGAGGCGCTCGGCTACCTCGTCAACCCGCAGACCATCCGCGACAAGGACGGCATCTCGGCCGCGACGGCGTTCCTCGACCTCGCGAACGAGCTCGCCGCCTCCGGCCGGACGATCGCGGACCACCTGGACGCGTTCGCGGAGCGTTTCGGCTACTTCGCCAGCGACCAGATCTCGATCCGGGTCACCGACCTGTCCCGCATCGGCGAGATCATGGCCGCGCTGCGCTCGACCCCGCCGAGCAGCCTCGGCGAGGTCGCCGTCGACCACATCGACGACCTCCGCGACGGCTTCGGCGCGCTCCCGCCGAGCGACGTGCTGCGCATCGTCCTCGCGGACGGCTCGCGCGTCATGGTCCGCCCCAGCGGCACCGAGCCGAAGCTGAAGATCTACATCGACGCGTCCAGCGACGAGGGAGACGTGGCGGCGCGCCGCGCCACCGCGACGGCACGCGTAGCCGCCCTCGCCACCGCGATGCGCGCGCTCACGGAATAG
- a CDS encoding PTS sugar transporter subunit IIA, with protein MPLPPLPATAVTVGAHAADWRDAVELAGEALARSGATEESYGARMIQVIEEFGAYIVIAPGLALAHARPGPDVVRDGLSVVTLDEPVVFGHPHNDPVSVVIGLAVTSPEGHVSSVAELANVFNDPDAIPALAAAGDVAEVQRILTLSEEEAAR; from the coding sequence ATGCCGCTGCCACCGTTGCCCGCCACCGCTGTGACCGTCGGAGCCCACGCGGCCGACTGGCGCGACGCGGTCGAGCTCGCGGGGGAGGCGCTGGCGCGCTCCGGCGCGACGGAGGAGTCGTACGGCGCGCGGATGATCCAGGTGATCGAGGAATTCGGCGCGTACATCGTGATCGCACCCGGCCTCGCCCTGGCGCACGCGCGGCCGGGGCCGGACGTGGTCCGCGACGGGCTGTCCGTGGTCACGCTCGACGAGCCGGTGGTGTTCGGCCACCCGCACAACGACCCGGTGTCCGTCGTGATCGGCCTCGCGGTGACGTCGCCGGAGGGACACGTTTCCAGCGTCGCCGAGCTGGCGAACGTCTTCAACGACCCGGACGCGATCCCGGCGCTGGCCGCCGCGGGCGACGTCGCGGAGGTGCAGCGCATCCTCACGCTCAGCGAAGAGGAAGCCGCGCGGTGA
- a CDS encoding adenosine deaminase: MSLNENSSYTLADGTDIGALPKVSLHDHLDGGLRPSTVLELADGIGLQLPADDPVTLGAWFAEKSNSGSLVEYLKTFDITTAVMQTREGLSRVAREFVQDLGADGVVYGEIRWAPEQHLTRGLTLDETVEAVQEGLEQGIEDVRAAGGRIRVGQLVSAMRHTDRSLEIAELAVRHRDRGAVGFDIAGPEAGFPPANHRAAFDYLASEFFPATVHAGEADGLDSIRSALLDGRALRLGHGVRLAEDITIERQDDENTYVTLGTLSQWVKDREIALETSPTSNLQTGAIAAWGDDILDHPFDLLYQLGFRVTVNTDNRLMSGTTLTRELSILADAFSYDLTDLEIFQLNAAAGAFLPVEQREELAEIITAGFEGS; the protein is encoded by the coding sequence ATGAGCTTGAACGAGAACAGCAGCTACACGCTCGCCGACGGGACCGACATCGGGGCGCTGCCCAAGGTGTCCCTGCACGACCACCTGGACGGCGGCCTGCGGCCGTCGACGGTGCTGGAGCTCGCGGACGGCATCGGCCTCCAGCTCCCGGCCGACGACCCGGTGACGCTCGGCGCCTGGTTCGCCGAGAAGTCCAACTCGGGCTCGCTGGTCGAGTACCTCAAGACCTTCGACATCACGACCGCCGTCATGCAGACCCGTGAGGGCCTCAGCCGCGTCGCCCGCGAGTTCGTGCAGGACCTCGGCGCCGACGGCGTCGTGTACGGCGAGATCCGCTGGGCGCCCGAGCAGCACCTCACCCGCGGCCTCACCCTCGACGAGACCGTGGAGGCCGTGCAGGAGGGGCTGGAGCAGGGCATCGAGGACGTGCGCGCCGCCGGTGGCCGTATCCGCGTGGGCCAGCTCGTCAGCGCCATGCGCCACACCGACCGCAGCCTGGAGATCGCCGAGCTGGCCGTGCGCCACCGCGACCGCGGCGCCGTCGGCTTCGACATCGCCGGGCCCGAGGCGGGCTTCCCTCCCGCGAACCACCGGGCGGCGTTCGACTACCTCGCGTCGGAGTTCTTCCCTGCCACCGTGCACGCGGGGGAGGCGGACGGGCTCGACAGCATCCGCAGCGCCCTCCTCGACGGACGCGCCCTGCGCCTCGGCCACGGTGTGCGCCTCGCCGAGGACATCACGATCGAGCGCCAGGACGACGAGAACACCTACGTGACACTGGGGACCCTCTCGCAGTGGGTCAAGGACCGCGAGATCGCGCTGGAGACCAGCCCGACCTCCAACCTGCAGACCGGCGCGATCGCGGCGTGGGGCGACGACATCCTCGACCACCCGTTCGACCTGCTGTATCAGCTCGGCTTCCGGGTCACGGTCAACACCGACAACCGGCTGATGAGCGGCACGACGCTGACGCGCGAGCTCAGCATCCTCGCCGACGCCTTCTCGTACGACCTCACGGACCTGGAGATCTTCCAGCTCAACGCCGCGGCTGGGGCCTTCCTCCCCGTCGAGCAGCGTGAGGAACTGGCCGAGATCATCACAGCAGGTTTCGAGGGTTCCTGA
- a CDS encoding PTS sugar transporter subunit IIB, which yields MKIVAICGAGIGTSGILKVNAERVLDRLGLDADVTAADIASVASASSDAQIILTSPELVDRIGPTNADVIVVQNYFDLDELEQKLDEALG from the coding sequence GTGAAGATCGTCGCGATCTGCGGGGCAGGGATCGGCACCTCCGGCATCCTCAAAGTCAACGCCGAGCGCGTGCTCGACCGCCTCGGCCTCGACGCCGACGTGACTGCGGCCGACATCGCGAGCGTGGCCTCCGCGTCGAGCGACGCGCAGATCATCCTCACGTCGCCGGAGCTGGTCGACCGCATCGGGCCGACCAACGCCGACGTGATCGTGGTGCAGAACTACTTCGACCTCGACGAGCTGGAGCAGAAGCTCGACGAAGCGCTGGGCTGA
- a CDS encoding purine-nucleoside phosphorylase encodes MLETTQNPLDDPSTDPFEVAREAARQLAEKTGVEKHDIALTLGSGWGKAADLIGETVAVIPAHEILGFSKPALEGHAGTLRSLRLANGKHALVIGARTHYYEGHGVRRVVHSVRTAAAAGATTMVLTNGAGGIKEHWKPGTPVLISDHINLTADSPLEGATFIDLTDLYSTRLRELAKSIDPSLDEGVYTQFRGPHYETPAEVQMAKAIGGHIVGMSTALEAIAARQAGMEILGMSLVTNLAAGIQKTPLSHQEVIEAGREAEPVISALLARIVEAL; translated from the coding sequence ATGCTCGAAACCACCCAGAACCCGCTCGACGACCCCTCGACCGACCCGTTCGAGGTCGCCAGGGAAGCGGCGCGCCAGCTCGCCGAGAAGACCGGCGTCGAGAAGCACGACATCGCCCTCACCCTCGGCAGCGGCTGGGGCAAGGCCGCCGACCTGATCGGCGAGACCGTCGCCGTCATCCCGGCCCACGAGATCCTCGGCTTCAGCAAGCCCGCGCTGGAGGGCCACGCCGGCACCCTGCGCTCGCTCCGCCTCGCGAACGGCAAGCACGCGCTCGTCATCGGCGCGCGCACCCACTACTACGAAGGCCACGGCGTCCGCCGGGTCGTGCACAGCGTCCGCACCGCCGCGGCCGCCGGCGCGACCACGATGGTCCTCACCAACGGCGCGGGCGGCATCAAGGAGCACTGGAAGCCGGGCACGCCCGTCCTGATCAGCGACCACATCAACCTGACGGCGGACTCCCCGCTGGAGGGCGCCACCTTCATCGACCTCACCGACCTCTACTCGACGAGACTGCGCGAGCTCGCGAAGAGCATCGACCCGAGCCTCGACGAAGGCGTGTACACGCAGTTCCGCGGGCCGCACTACGAGACCCCGGCCGAGGTGCAGATGGCCAAGGCGATCGGCGGCCACATCGTCGGCATGTCGACCGCGCTGGAGGCCATCGCCGCCCGCCAGGCAGGCATGGAGATCCTCGGCATGTCGCTGGTCACCAACCTCGCCGCGGGCATCCAGAAGACCCCGCTCAGCCACCAGGAGGTCATCGAGGCCGGCCGGGAGGCCGAGCCGGTGATCAGCGCCCTGCTGGCCCGGATCGTGGAGGCACTGTGA